From Halotia branconii CENA392, the proteins below share one genomic window:
- a CDS encoding type II toxin-antitoxin system VapC family toxin codes for MGYLLDTCVVSDFVKGEENTLKLLKSTTPTDIFISSLTVMEVKYGLAINPQRALKIQSLITVLLDSITVLPFGVKEAEQAAQIRSILKTAGTPIGSYDVLIAATAITHNHIVVTSNVREFQRVPSLTIENWRSS; via the coding sequence ATGGGTTACTTACTCGATACCTGTGTAGTTAGTGATTTTGTCAAAGGAGAAGAAAACACTCTCAAGCTTTTAAAGTCTACTACTCCTACTGATATTTTTATTTCCTCCTTAACAGTAATGGAGGTAAAGTACGGATTAGCAATAAATCCTCAACGTGCCTTGAAAATTCAATCATTGATTACAGTATTATTAGACTCGATTACAGTTTTACCTTTTGGAGTGAAAGAAGCTGAACAAGCTGCCCAAATTAGAAGTATTCTGAAAACAGCAGGTACTCCTATCGGTTCTTATGATGTATTAATCGCAGCAACAGCAATAACTCACAATCATATTGTTGTAACATCAAATGTTAGAGAATTTCAAAGAGTACCTAGCTTAACAATAGAAAATTGGCGTTCTTCTTAA
- a CDS encoding ABC transporter permease has product MNLVESVQMAGKTLLSNKLRSALTMLGIVIGNASVIAMIGIGEGGQKYVSNQLESLGPNVLFILPGNQETQRISFEVPKTLVLQDAEAIASQVPTVMGVAPELNRRQVVAYRNRNTDVNIIGTTPSFLSVRDFETAKGRFFSEVDIKRSNQVIVLGGDLAEKLFGSTNAIGQQLRVGNTSFQVIGTLVAKGSSVGADYDDAAIIPITTSANRLVGKNSPYGIALDYLVAAARDSESVDAAEFQIANLLRLRHKINGEDDFTIRSQKDALQTVGQITGALTIMLAAIAGISLFVGGIGIMNIMLVSVTERTQEIGLRKAIGATEQDILLQFIIEAVIVSAVGGLLGTAVGVSGILLVAAVTPLEAGISPIAIATAVGVSGGIGLFFGVVPARRAAKLDPIVALRSA; this is encoded by the coding sequence ATGAATCTTGTAGAAAGTGTACAAATGGCGGGGAAAACCCTGCTGTCGAATAAGTTGCGTAGCGCCCTGACGATGCTGGGTATAGTTATTGGTAACGCTTCGGTGATTGCCATGATTGGTATCGGTGAAGGAGGACAAAAATACGTATCTAACCAGCTAGAATCCTTAGGGCCAAACGTGCTGTTTATACTGCCAGGTAATCAAGAAACTCAGCGAATTTCTTTTGAAGTACCAAAAACTTTAGTATTGCAAGATGCCGAAGCGATCGCCTCTCAAGTACCAACAGTAATGGGAGTTGCGCCAGAGTTAAATAGAAGACAAGTAGTTGCATATCGCAACAGAAATACCGATGTTAATATTATTGGCACAACTCCCAGTTTCTTATCGGTGCGGGATTTTGAAACTGCTAAAGGCAGGTTTTTCTCGGAGGTAGACATCAAGCGAAGTAACCAAGTCATTGTGCTAGGTGGAGACTTGGCAGAAAAACTATTTGGTAGTACTAACGCTATCGGTCAGCAATTACGAGTTGGAAATACTAGCTTTCAAGTAATTGGCACATTAGTAGCCAAAGGTTCTAGCGTCGGCGCAGATTATGATGATGCTGCCATCATACCAATCACGACTTCAGCTAACCGACTGGTAGGAAAAAATTCTCCTTATGGTATTGCCTTAGATTACCTTGTCGCTGCGGCTCGTGATTCAGAGAGCGTAGATGCAGCAGAGTTTCAAATTGCTAATTTGTTGCGTCTACGGCACAAAATTAATGGTGAAGATGACTTTACTATTCGCTCTCAAAAAGATGCTTTGCAAACAGTTGGTCAAATCACAGGTGCATTGACAATTATGCTAGCAGCGATCGCCGGAATATCGTTGTTTGTCGGTGGTATTGGCATCATGAATATTATGCTTGTCTCTGTGACTGAACGCACCCAAGAAATTGGACTGAGAAAAGCGATCGGGGCAACTGAACAAGATATTTTATTACAATTCATCATTGAAGCTGTGATTGTCTCCGCTGTGGGTGGCTTACTGGGAACAGCAGTTGGTGTTAGTGGCATTTTGTTAGTAGCAGCCGTAACACCCCTAGAAGCAGGAATTTCTCCTATAGCGATCGCAACAGCAGTTGGTGTTTCTGGTGGTATTGGTTTATTCTTTGGTGTCGTTCCCGCCCGTCGCGCTGCTAAACTCGATCCGATTGTGGCGCTTAGAAGTGCTTAG
- a CDS encoding Fis family transcriptional regulator — MKITKHRQKILDALERWFRIHQQGPTLNELCQELGKPPSQKATVQKWLQTMRDIDVQWEDHSPRSLRLLRSKSETPSLQISVTDTLRYLATGMVQWETLELEKRSHVPEALRIGMSRMYLTSLLQKEQAPENLPEFFNWAETSVISWKPAQEIKYLSPDVKVIEDGVVSDFAREWQVSGNDVVAQVQESVLKDVLEYCRGNQLGDAYRAFRLLIIPKPTLHYSEYRQQLRLPELRPLRELLSRLEIYVDMDKLAEDSIYHLCPRCKYVQRQRPDGTYTCRNPWCERLCAISNLQPLPPIPKEKAADWKAVTPGVHLYGTLPGIWEIQLKEELTKLGLHITLWPFIDEFDLLVEFPRKVRWAIDLKDWSSLDEERLRKVQYRRDATETFVVFPDEREEILRIKVVRKQLEPELEGVRLCLFSEIITEAQAILEKKK; from the coding sequence ATGAAAATCACCAAACATCGACAAAAAATTCTCGACGCACTAGAGAGATGGTTTCGCATTCATCAACAAGGGCCAACTTTGAATGAGTTGTGTCAAGAACTCGGAAAGCCACCAAGCCAAAAAGCCACAGTTCAGAAGTGGTTGCAGACTATGCGCGATATTGATGTGCAATGGGAGGATCACAGTCCTCGGAGTCTCCGCCTCCTGCGATCTAAATCGGAGACACCATCTTTACAAATATCTGTGACAGACACTCTGCGGTATTTAGCCACTGGTATGGTGCAGTGGGAAACACTTGAGCTAGAAAAACGAAGTCATGTACCAGAAGCCCTTCGCATTGGAATGTCCCGTATGTACTTGACTTCTTTACTACAAAAAGAACAAGCTCCAGAGAACTTACCAGAATTTTTTAATTGGGCGGAAACATCAGTTATTTCCTGGAAACCAGCCCAAGAAATTAAATATCTTTCACCAGATGTCAAGGTTATAGAAGACGGCGTAGTTTCCGATTTTGCTAGAGAATGGCAAGTTTCGGGTAATGATGTGGTGGCGCAGGTACAAGAATCAGTATTGAAAGATGTACTGGAATACTGTCGGGGAAATCAGCTAGGAGATGCTTATCGCGCTTTTCGACTACTAATTATTCCTAAACCTACTCTTCATTACTCAGAATATCGGCAACAACTACGTTTACCCGAACTCAGACCACTGCGGGAGTTGTTGTCACGGTTAGAAATTTATGTCGATATGGATAAGTTGGCAGAGGATAGCATCTATCATCTGTGTCCGCGCTGCAAGTATGTTCAACGCCAACGCCCGGATGGTACTTACACCTGTCGTAATCCTTGGTGTGAAAGACTTTGTGCAATTAGCAACCTTCAACCATTACCACCTATTCCTAAAGAAAAAGCAGCGGATTGGAAAGCTGTTACTCCTGGCGTACATTTGTACGGTACGCTGCCAGGAATTTGGGAAATTCAACTTAAAGAAGAACTGACAAAATTGGGTTTGCATATTACTCTCTGGCCTTTTATCGATGAATTTGACTTACTCGTAGAGTTCCCGCGCAAAGTTCGCTGGGCAATTGATCTTAAAGATTGGTCATCTTTAGACGAGGAACGTTTGCGAAAAGTGCAGTATCGGCGTGACGCAACGGAAACCTTTGTAGTTTTTCCAGATGAGCGCGAAGAAATATTACGGATAAAGGTTGTACGCAAACAACTAGAGCCTGAACTGGAGGGTGTGCGTTTGTGCCTATTTAGTGAAATCATCACTGAGGCTCAAGCAATTTTAGAGAAGAAAAAATAA
- a CDS encoding ABC transporter ATP-binding protein produces the protein MATMIWMESITKTYYLGEVTVPILKGIQLSIEEGEYVSIMGASGSGKSTLMNIVGCLDRPTTGHYIFEGRNLTTFDDDELAYVRNQRIGFVFQQFNLLARATALDNVMLPMIYANLPKHKRRERALAALNRVGLSDRILNRPSQLSGGQQQRVAIARALVNRPALVLADEPTGALDTETSHDVMNLLTELNDQGITIVIVTHEPDIAAQTKRIIRVQDGLIVG, from the coding sequence ATGGCAACGATGATTTGGATGGAATCTATTACTAAAACCTATTATTTAGGAGAAGTTACTGTTCCTATACTTAAAGGGATTCAACTTTCTATTGAGGAAGGTGAATATGTCTCTATTATGGGTGCGTCTGGTTCAGGTAAATCTACACTGATGAATATTGTGGGGTGTTTAGATCGGCCGACAACTGGACACTACATTTTTGAAGGGAGAAACCTAACTACTTTTGATGATGATGAATTAGCTTATGTCCGCAATCAAAGGATAGGGTTTGTTTTTCAACAATTTAACTTATTAGCACGGGCGACGGCTTTAGACAATGTGATGTTACCAATGATTTATGCTAACTTACCCAAGCATAAACGCCGTGAAAGAGCATTGGCAGCTTTAAATAGGGTAGGATTGAGCGATCGCATTCTCAACCGTCCTAGTCAACTTTCTGGTGGACAACAACAACGGGTAGCCATTGCACGAGCTTTAGTTAATCGACCTGCATTAGTTTTAGCTGATGAACCAACAGGAGCATTAGATACCGAAACTTCCCACGATGTGATGAATTTACTGACAGAGCTTAACGATCAAGGAATTACAATTGTGATTGTGACTCATGAACCAGATATTGCAGCCCAAACGAAACGAATTATTCGAGTTCAAGATGGTTTGATTGTTGGCTGA
- a CDS encoding efflux RND transporter periplasmic adaptor subunit produces the protein MITHIEIPFIGKLKYPRRWLIGLIATGSLVVAVPTTYTLLNRGASQQDITELTVPVEAKNVTLRISASGKVVPVQSVNISPKNPGVLAQLYVEQGDRVQQGQIIAKMDIGDIQAQIQQYKANLAQAQAQLAEAQAGSRPQEIAQARARLAQAQAQLSQAQAGNRSQEIAQARAQVESAKAQVNLTQVRVNRYRELTRQGATSQDQLDQYISEDSRAKASLEEAQKRLSLLESGTRNEEIAAREAAVTEAQAALVLLENGSRPEEIAQRQAAVKAAQAQLAAAQVRLEDTIIRAPFNGIVTQKYANIGSFVTPTTSASTSASATSSSIVAVARGLEVLAQVPEADIGRIKQGQEVEIIADAYPDQVFKGHVRLIAPEAVVEQGVTSFQVRVALDSGTDKLRSGLNVDLTFLGDRVNDALVLPTVAIVTEKGQTGVLVPNEKNQPQFREVTIGSQIEDQTQILEGVKPGDRVFINPPQDYKFQKAKEQNNS, from the coding sequence ATGATTACGCATATAGAAATTCCCTTTATTGGCAAACTTAAGTATCCGCGACGTTGGTTAATTGGGTTGATAGCAACGGGTTCTTTGGTGGTTGCTGTACCAACAACTTATACATTATTAAATAGGGGAGCAAGCCAACAAGATATTACTGAATTAACTGTACCTGTAGAAGCTAAAAATGTTACTTTGCGGATTTCTGCTAGTGGTAAGGTAGTGCCAGTTCAAAGTGTGAATATTAGTCCTAAAAACCCTGGTGTGCTGGCACAGTTATATGTGGAACAAGGCGATCGCGTCCAGCAAGGACAAATTATTGCCAAAATGGATATAGGTGATATTCAAGCCCAAATCCAGCAATATAAAGCTAACTTAGCCCAAGCTCAAGCCCAGTTAGCCGAAGCTCAAGCCGGCAGTCGTCCCCAAGAAATTGCTCAAGCAAGGGCGCGTTTAGCCCAAGCCCAAGCTCAGTTATCCCAAGCCCAAGCTGGGAATCGTTCTCAAGAAATTGCCCAAGCAAGAGCGCAAGTAGAATCAGCAAAAGCCCAAGTTAATCTTACACAAGTACGGGTAAATCGATATCGGGAATTAACAAGGCAAGGAGCGACTTCTCAAGATCAGTTAGATCAGTATATTAGTGAAGATAGTAGAGCCAAAGCTAGTTTAGAAGAAGCACAAAAACGATTATCACTGTTAGAAAGTGGGACTCGGAATGAAGAAATAGCTGCAAGAGAAGCAGCTGTGACTGAAGCACAAGCAGCACTGGTTTTGTTAGAAAATGGTAGTCGTCCTGAAGAAATTGCCCAACGTCAAGCAGCAGTGAAAGCTGCCCAAGCGCAACTTGCAGCAGCTCAAGTGAGGTTGGAAGATACTATTATCCGCGCTCCTTTCAATGGAATTGTCACACAGAAATATGCCAATATTGGCTCATTTGTTACACCCACAACCTCGGCTTCTACTAGTGCATCGGCAACTTCTAGCTCAATTGTGGCTGTAGCCCGCGGTTTAGAAGTCCTTGCTCAAGTCCCAGAAGCTGATATAGGTAGAATTAAGCAGGGACAGGAGGTAGAAATTATTGCTGATGCCTATCCCGATCAAGTTTTTAAAGGTCATGTCCGCCTGATAGCACCAGAAGCAGTAGTAGAACAAGGCGTGACATCCTTTCAAGTGCGGGTTGCTTTAGATAGTGGTACAGATAAATTGCGTTCTGGCTTAAATGTGGATTTGACTTTTTTAGGCGATCGCGTTAACGATGCTTTAGTCTTGCCCACTGTCGCCATTGTGACTGAAAAAGGCCAAACTGGCGTACTCGTCCCAAATGAAAAAAATCAACCCCAGTTCCGCGAAGTCACCATCGGGTCACAAATCGAAGACCAAACTCAGATTTTAGAGGGAGTTAAACCAGGCGATCGCGTGTTTATCAACCCGCCTCAAGATTACAAATTCCAAAAGGCTAAAGAACAAAATAATTCGTAA
- a CDS encoding pPIWI_RE module domain-containing protein yields MTKIIRPGAWELTATNPKCELSAIYVPTAWRQVANNLAQQRARFKSQGYRAVPVYSLDPLIVGSFPQIIKTMRNGWQRGNIPWLLATETTDLSDLGNYIKDWLIEEFSSLKDVESQLANLNNDDWHWEEPKIYDLLHPQDQAETSNLYQAIPDYLAKEFLQNPTVSFGVDEQYQLTFYRVVSLQGAELMSWPPSEITVTKGKETIETAYISFVISFVLQTVPWREKPIIYNHLSIRRWLTQPLKYVPYPGVKAHVGDNRRWLDGQRQSFCFIPLMINRYGKKVKWSQAISNLFSFNDSQLPDANNFVSNPNYNWSGVNTIPSGIQAAIAYTSKLGEPPCLGGISPQDLASLDRAIEARLSVQRVGEAERVIGNVFIFWPSEKPKNKIVPLLADKDNQSPKPKKAKKSEDPNHSATPMLRPKLAAPAVFRNVENPIHTILILWETPQCRDALIDEICKLLYLSPTNVGNIYEGVYGSLCIKTQHVGDLTQDLEIKAFSETKKTYQQQRPNLLTERTNKITAFLPQTKELSGALIEIRPKPYISEADPKIAWRIGAVKAGYLNQHIHRLTTIKDPNKLKKSGLEPVKRAVSDLLRQFGILPDTPLIDSKKDGIDIDVWLTCFYVLRRTRKTNAENIPKTVVLMIRVNPLTAKVELTTPDLFNKQGWVSYPVGLAHLSDEDWDSNSYDENNEELDEEQKRKEQTKEQRLINKFVAECLQDCLNTPITDEKSPHVLFMAEAQNARKMLNWLQNQNLVTNDPLQALKQHLSQEEINRLWVVRLRVADNGEVPVAIVKDSPGSRTSGVYRWQNVCDDVERSLFLSVRKPLNTEKHILRTWQSRLDNGNRQAGRARILEIALIHHPEIKGDKLAYFVHSLRSRWPYFANDVALPLPFRFAIKAKEYAVSAKDPVESSETDDSNF; encoded by the coding sequence ATGACTAAAATTATTCGTCCTGGTGCTTGGGAACTTACTGCAACAAATCCAAAATGCGAACTGTCTGCAATCTATGTTCCTACTGCGTGGCGACAAGTTGCCAACAACCTTGCTCAACAGCGTGCCAGATTCAAAAGTCAAGGTTATAGAGCCGTACCAGTTTATTCTCTTGACCCTTTGATAGTTGGTAGCTTTCCTCAAATTATCAAAACTATGCGTAATGGCTGGCAGAGAGGCAATATACCTTGGTTGTTAGCCACAGAAACTACAGACCTTTCTGACTTGGGTAACTATATCAAAGATTGGTTGATTGAAGAATTTAGTTCTTTAAAAGATGTTGAGTCACAGCTTGCAAATCTGAATAATGATGATTGGCACTGGGAAGAGCCAAAAATCTATGATTTACTTCATCCTCAAGATCAAGCCGAAACAAGCAACCTTTACCAAGCTATTCCAGATTACCTTGCCAAGGAGTTTCTTCAAAACCCAACAGTTTCCTTTGGTGTTGATGAGCAATACCAACTGACATTTTACCGAGTAGTCAGCCTTCAAGGTGCGGAGTTGATGTCATGGCCTCCTAGTGAAATTACGGTGACTAAAGGAAAGGAAACAATAGAAACAGCTTATATCTCGTTTGTCATTAGTTTTGTATTACAAACAGTTCCCTGGCGCGAAAAACCTATCATTTATAATCATTTATCAATTCGACGCTGGCTGACTCAACCTCTGAAATATGTACCGTACCCAGGTGTAAAAGCTCATGTCGGTGATAACCGTCGGTGGTTAGATGGTCAACGCCAATCTTTTTGCTTTATTCCACTGATGATCAACCGTTATGGAAAGAAAGTGAAATGGTCTCAAGCTATTAGCAATCTTTTTTCTTTTAATGACTCTCAACTTCCTGACGCAAATAATTTCGTTTCTAACCCAAACTATAACTGGTCAGGTGTCAACACAATTCCTAGTGGTATCCAAGCTGCGATCGCCTACACTTCTAAATTAGGTGAACCACCCTGCTTGGGTGGTATTAGTCCACAGGATTTGGCTAGTTTAGATCGAGCTATTGAAGCACGTCTTTCTGTTCAAAGAGTGGGTGAGGCTGAAAGGGTGATAGGTAACGTTTTTATTTTCTGGCCTTCAGAGAAACCCAAAAATAAAATTGTGCCTTTGCTTGCTGACAAAGATAACCAATCTCCCAAGCCTAAAAAAGCCAAGAAATCTGAAGACCCAAATCATTCAGCGACTCCAATGCTGCGACCCAAACTAGCAGCACCAGCAGTATTTCGTAATGTGGAAAATCCCATTCATACTATACTTATTTTGTGGGAAACTCCACAATGTCGTGATGCACTGATTGATGAGATTTGCAAGTTACTATATTTATCACCTACAAATGTAGGCAATATTTATGAAGGTGTATACGGTTCTTTGTGCATCAAAACTCAACACGTTGGCGACCTCACACAAGACCTAGAAATTAAAGCTTTTTCTGAAACGAAGAAAACTTATCAACAGCAACGTCCTAATTTATTAACAGAAAGAACTAATAAGATTACTGCATTTTTACCTCAAACTAAAGAGCTAAGTGGAGCCTTAATTGAAATCAGACCGAAACCTTATATATCCGAGGCTGACCCTAAAATTGCTTGGCGAATTGGGGCAGTAAAAGCAGGCTATCTAAATCAACACATACACCGACTAACTACTATAAAAGACCCGAATAAGCTAAAAAAGTCTGGTTTGGAACCAGTGAAACGAGCAGTATCAGACTTACTCAGACAATTTGGAATATTACCTGATACTCCTTTGATTGATTCTAAAAAAGATGGCATTGATATTGATGTCTGGTTAACGTGCTTTTATGTTCTACGCCGTACCCGCAAAACCAATGCTGAAAACATTCCCAAAACTGTTGTTTTGATGATTAGAGTTAATCCACTTACAGCAAAAGTAGAGTTAACAACACCTGACTTATTTAATAAACAAGGTTGGGTATCCTATCCTGTCGGACTCGCACACCTTTCTGATGAAGACTGGGATTCTAACTCTTATGATGAAAATAATGAAGAACTTGATGAGGAACAAAAGCGCAAGGAGCAAACAAAAGAACAAAGATTAATCAATAAATTTGTTGCTGAATGTTTGCAAGATTGTTTAAATACTCCAATTACTGATGAAAAATCCCCGCATGTGCTATTCATGGCAGAAGCACAAAATGCCCGCAAAATGCTGAACTGGTTACAAAACCAAAATCTAGTAACTAATGACCCACTACAAGCACTAAAACAGCACCTTTCACAAGAAGAAATAAATCGCCTCTGGGTTGTGCGCTTACGAGTTGCAGATAATGGAGAAGTTCCAGTTGCTATTGTTAAAGATTCTCCTGGTAGTCGAACCAGCGGTGTTTATCGATGGCAGAATGTGTGTGATGATGTAGAGCGATCGCTCTTCTTGAGTGTTAGAAAACCTTTAAATACTGAAAAGCACATATTACGCACATGGCAGTCTCGTCTTGACAATGGCAATAGGCAAGCTGGAAGAGCCAGAATCTTAGAAATAGCCTTGATTCATCACCCAGAAATCAAGGGTGACAAGCTAGCTTATTTTGTCCACTCTCTCAGGAGTCGTTGGCCTTATTTTGCTAATGATGTTGCTCTGCCTTTACCTTTTCGCTTTGCAATTAAGGCTAAAGAGTATGCTGTCAGTGCTAAAGATCCTGTGGAATCCTCTGAGACTGACGATTCTAATTTTTAA
- a CDS encoding ABC transporter permease, which produces MIKAFYQGKNTRTVPFTEILSMAAETLWSNKLRTGLTMLGVIIGIASVIAITSVGQGVQKGVEQQIQALGTDVLQVLAGAARSGNIRQGLGSSSTLTWEDAQAIATQAPSAQMVSAYLQRSAQVVYEGQNTSTTIYGTDLNYPEVRNTHPQSGRYFTQEELNTATQVATIGPTVQRTLFGQGVNAIGEKIRIQGEAYEVIGVMEAKGSQGPMDRDDQIFIPLTSMSSRLVGNNSLAGVSVNGILVKSSNQEQLEAAQFQVTNLLRLRHNIYPPQADDFRLTNQADIVSTFTNVVGLFTVMVVAIAGISLVVGGIGIANIMLVSVVERTREIGIRKAVGATNSAILNQFLAEAIVISIVGGCVGMGSGVLIAFVSASIFKFPFVISFLSIIAGFALSLSVGLIAGVIPARNAAKLDPITALRSD; this is translated from the coding sequence TGATTAAAGCTTTCTACCAAGGCAAGAATACCCGCACTGTTCCATTTACAGAAATATTGTCAATGGCGGCAGAAACCCTGTGGAGTAACAAATTACGCACAGGATTAACTATGCTGGGTGTAATTATTGGCATTGCCTCAGTTATTGCCATTACTTCTGTTGGTCAAGGGGTGCAAAAGGGAGTCGAGCAACAGATACAAGCATTAGGCACAGATGTATTACAAGTTTTGGCTGGTGCAGCAAGAAGTGGGAATATTAGGCAGGGATTGGGTTCTAGCAGTACTTTAACCTGGGAAGATGCTCAAGCGATCGCCACACAAGCACCGTCAGCACAAATGGTTTCTGCTTACCTCCAACGCAGCGCTCAAGTTGTTTATGAAGGACAAAACACCTCAACAACTATTTATGGTACAGATTTGAACTATCCAGAAGTCAGAAATACTCATCCCCAATCAGGTAGATATTTTACTCAAGAAGAACTAAATACGGCTACTCAAGTTGCAACTATTGGGCCGACAGTCCAAAGAACACTATTTGGACAGGGTGTTAATGCCATTGGAGAAAAAATCCGTATTCAAGGAGAAGCTTATGAAGTAATTGGAGTGATGGAAGCTAAAGGTTCTCAAGGGCCGATGGATCGAGATGACCAAATTTTCATTCCTTTAACTAGTATGTCCAGCAGACTAGTAGGAAACAATTCTTTAGCAGGGGTTTCTGTTAATGGCATTTTAGTTAAATCTAGTAATCAAGAACAACTAGAAGCGGCACAGTTTCAAGTTACTAATCTTTTACGTTTACGTCACAATATTTATCCGCCACAAGCCGATGATTTTCGTTTAACTAACCAAGCTGATATTGTTAGTACCTTCACTAATGTTGTGGGTTTATTTACAGTGATGGTAGTAGCGATCGCGGGGATTTCTTTAGTCGTCGGTGGCATTGGCATTGCCAATATTATGTTAGTTTCAGTCGTGGAACGTACACGAGAAATTGGGATTCGCAAAGCTGTTGGAGCCACAAATTCAGCTATTTTGAATCAATTTTTAGCCGAGGCGATCGTTATTTCTATTGTTGGTGGTTGTGTTGGTATGGGTAGTGGTGTTTTGATTGCTTTTGTCTCTGCAAGTATTTTTAAATTTCCGTTTGTTATTTCTTTTTTATCAATTATTGCTGGGTTTGCACTTTCGTTAAGCGTTGGCTTAATTGCTGGGGTGATTCCCGCACGTAACGCTGCCAAATTAGACCCAATTACAGCTTTAAGAAGCGACTAA